One part of the Syngnathus acus chromosome 17, fSynAcu1.2, whole genome shotgun sequence genome encodes these proteins:
- the LOC119137458 gene encoding rho GTPase-activating protein 12-like isoform X5, with protein MALIRMRSSRRALSMHQESVSSGRGRSDSPVYSNLQELKMSQSAAPPLPAGAPQQVLGDWESYKDPHGRLFYYNRCSHERTWKPPRARDANTSAGESNESTPLSLSPAFLPFMSLSAGRPGPLCSEDAHFGAYSSLSDGSPPHGWSEGMNEYGHRLYVSDYTNEKWLKHVDEQGRPYYYSADGSRSEWELPKYNHSPPQHLAEPGKTRSLDRKHVDPIVLTKWRHSAFVQEPNDKDSPVSPKSPVSDCGSSPSSPKRPASPSEKCGVLNVTKITENGKKVRKNWTSSWTVLQGSALLFAKGQGGGTSWVRQSKPHFQLVVTFVLGLIVRHFQFGGGQSKPEFTVDLKGGSVDWASKDKSSKKHVIELKTRQGTELLIQSENDILVNEWYRALRDAASAPACESDEAVEEDIPDSPGADMEKERRDSKKGRLMKPSSSVDAADNKKTKHKLKKFLTRRPTMQAVRDKGYIKDQVFGSSLSSLCLRESSTVPSFVKMCIMHVESDGLHISGLYRVSGNLALIQKLRYAVNHDEQVNLSDSKWEDIHVTTGALKMFFRELPEPLFTYALFQNFVDAIKIQDYKERVHAIKELVRLLPEPNHDTMQALFKHLRKVIEHGEENRMTNQSVAIVFGPTLLRPEVETWNMAVHMVYQNQIVELILIEKDNIFGR; from the exons ATGGCGCTCATACGAATGCGGAGTAGTCGGCGGGCCCTCTCCATGCACCAAGAG AGCGTGTCGTCGGGCCGCGGCCGGTCGGACTCGCCCGTGTACAGCAACCTGCAGGAGCTGAAGATGAGCCAGTCGGCGGCCCCCCCGCTCCCAGCCGGCGCCCCCCAGCAGGTGCTGGGCGACTGGGAGTCCTACAAGGACCCGCACGGCCGCCTCTTCTACTACAACCGCTGCAGCCACGAGAGGACCTGGAAGCCGCCCCGAGCCCGGGATGCCAACACGAGCGCGGGGGAAAGCAATGAG AGCACTCCCCTGTCGCTCTCGCCAGCTTTCTTGCCCTTCATGTCGTTGTCGGCGGGCCGCccggggcccctgtgctcggAGGACGCGCACTTCGGCGCCTACTCCAGCTTGTCGGACGGCTCGCCGCCTCACGGGTGGTCCGAAGGGATGAACGAGTACGGCCACAGGCTTTATGTCAGCGACTATACTAACGAGAAG TGGTTAAAGCACGTGGACGAGCAGGGTCGGCCGTATTACTACAGCGCAGATGGCTCCAGGTCCGAATGGGAGCTCCCAAAG TACAACCATTCCCCGCCACAGCACTTGGCAGAGCCCGGCAAGACTCGCAGTCTAGACAGGAAACACGTGGACCCCATCGTCCTGACCAAGTGGAGACACAGCGCTTTCGTCCAAGAACCCAACGACAAG GACTCCCCAGTGAGCCCCAAGTCCCCTGTATCCGACTGCGGGTCCAGCCCCTCGTCTCCTAAGCGCCCCGCCTCT CCCTCAGAGAAGTGCGGCGTGCTCAATGTGACAAAGATCACGGAGAACGGCAAGAAAGTTCG GAAGAACTGGACTTCCTCCTGGACAGTTCTGCAAGGCTCAGCGCTGCTCTTCGCCAAAGGCCAGGGAGGCGGGACGAGCTGGGTGCGTCAATCAAAGCCTCACTTCCAATTAGTGGTTACTTTTGTCCTGGGTTTGATTGTGCGCCATTTTCAGTTTGGCGGTGGTCAGTCCAAACCCGAGTTCACGGTGGATCTgaagggcggctcggtggattGGGCCTCCAAGGACAAATCTAGTAAAAAACACGTCATTGAG CTGAAGACCCGGCAGGGCACGGAACTCCTGATCCAGTCGGAAAACGACATTCTCGTCAACGAGTGGTATCGAGCGCTAAGGGACGCTGCCAGCGCTCCG GCATGCGAGTCGGACGAAGCCGTAGAAGAGGACATCCCCGATTCACCTGGagcagacatggagaaagaACGCAGAGACTCCAAGAAAGGCAGAC TCATGAAACCGTCAAGCAGCGTGGACGCGGCCGACAACAAGAAGACCAAACACAAGCTGAAGAAATTTCTGACGCGGCGGCCCACCATGCAGGCCGTCAGAGACAAAGGTTACATCAAAG ATCAGGTGTTTGGAAGCAGCCTGTCCAGCCTGTGCCTGAGGGAGAGCAGCACGGTGCCCTCTTTTGTCAAGATGTGCATCATGCACGTGGAGAGCGACG GTCTGCACATCAGCGGCCTATACAGAGTCAGTGGTAACTTGGCCCTCATCCAGAAGCTGCGATATGCCGTCAATCATG ATGAACAGGTGAACCTGTCCGACAGCAAGTGGGAGGACATCCATGTGACCACCGGAGCCCTGAAGATGTTCTTCAGGGAGCTTCCTGAACCGCTCTTCACTTATGCGCTCTTCCAAAACTTTGTGGACGCCATCA AGATTCAAGACTACAAGGAGCGGGTCCACGCCATTAAAGAACTTGTTCGACTGCTGCCCGAGCCCAACCATGACACCATGCAGGCCCTCTTCAAACACCTCCGCAA GGTGATCGAGCACGGCGAAGAGAACCGCATGACAAACCAGAGCGTGGCCATCGTGTTCGGCCCCACGTTACTGAGGCCCGAGGTGGAGACGTGGAACATGGCCGTCCACATGGTCTACCAGAATCAGATCGTCGAGCTCATCCTGATAgagaaagacaacatatttggCAGATAG